Proteins encoded within one genomic window of Humulus lupulus chromosome 1, drHumLupu1.1, whole genome shotgun sequence:
- the LOC133804857 gene encoding uncharacterized protein LOC133804857 — translation MDSGNSGSMQSSSGGDEEYDSRAESISALLSSNPQGHVSHMANHHAPPQQHPHHHQSSMFDPLSNFFDPTAVSSRSPLNLDMGWSRTLRSDPNSTDLGSGLMPSSSTHNQSHPFFANSQYGQGQSRGSGFGIGGAGVGGGVNLGGGGVGLGSNNTFQGIQIPLENNNGPRGTNPGAVSGTSTQNDVNNNVVRNPKKRSRASRRAPTTVLTTDTTNFRAMVQEFTGIPAPPFTSSPFPRTTRLDLFGTGGGGSSMMRSGPLDSPPPYILRPFAQKVQAPQLQPTTSFIPPTSTSSASLLSSASVASTSTAINYQQPPPGGSGSGGQNPLLMQNPVLNFHSLLQAQAQAQAQPKFSLSKPQTLGPLDHQISHHALEDFGLSHHGLSGLPSHMSSDLPLRSDGNHPATASPPTTTATLNWGDQVGMGLNDNNNNNRSGNDNNNNNNVDHQHHHHHLLMRSMNGGGPTTSTNNGKQNYSASSSDFHGGKGPENVTTRSEGMVESWICSSD, via the coding sequence ATGGATTCTGGTAACAGTGGGAGTATGCAATCCTCGAGCGGCGGCGACGAAGAGTACGACTCACGCGCCGAATCGATCTCAGCACTTTTGAGCTCCAACCCTCAAGGCCACGTCAGCCATATGGCCAACCACCACGCGCCGCCACAGCAGCACCCCCACCACCACCAGTCCTCCATGTTCGACCCTTTATCCAACTTCTTCGATCCGACGGCTGTCTCTTCCCGATCGCCGCTCAATCTTGACATGGGCTGGTCCAGAACCTTACGATCCGACCCGAATTCTACCGATCTCGGATCCGGGTTGATGCCTTCGTCGTCTACACATAACCAAAGCCACCCATTTTTTGCAAACAGTCAGTACGGTCAAGGACAAAGCAGAGGCAGTGGATTCGGAATCGGCGGCGCCGGAGTTGGAGGGGGAGTGAACCTTGGCGGCGGAGGAGTGGGACTTGGGTCGAATAATACTTTTCAGGGCATTCAGATCCCACTCGAAAATAATAACGGTCCAAGAGGTACAAATCCAGGTGCGGTTTCGGGAACTTCAACTCAAAACGACGTGAACAACAATGTCGTTCGGAACCCGAAGAAGCGGTCAAGGGCGTCTAGGCGTGCACCCACCACAGTTTTGACCACTGACACCACCAATTTCCGAGCCATGGTTCAGGAATTCACCGGGATCCCGGCCCCACCTTTCACCTCCTCACCTTTCCCGAGAACGACAAGGTTGGATCTCTTCGGTACAGGGGGAGGCGGTTCGTCCATGATGAGATCAGGACCGTTGGATTCGCCGCCGCCATATATTCTCAGACCGTTCGCACAAAAGGTTCAGGCTCCCCAGCTTCAGCCAACGACGTCGTTCATTCCTCCAACATCAACTTCTTCTGCTTCATTGCTAAGTAGTGCTTCTGTGGCTTCAACATCAACTGCCATTAACTACCAACAACCCCCACCTGGCGGTAGCGGAAGTGGAGGACAGAATCCTCTCTTGATGCAAAACCCAGTTCTGAATTTCCATTCCCTGCTTCAAGCTCAAGCTCAAGCTCAAGCTCAGCCTAAATTCTCATTATCCAAACCTCAGACGTTAGGACCGCTGGATCATCAGATTTCTCATCATGCGCTTGAAGACTTTGGGCTGAGCCACCATGGGCTCAGTGGACTTCCCAGCCACATGTCATCGGACTTGCCGCTGAGGAGCGACGGCAACCATCCAGCCACGGCATCCCCGCCAACGACGACTGCTACACTCAACTGGGGTGATCAAGTCGGAATGGGCTTAAACGACAACAACAATAACAACCGAAGCGGAAAcgacaacaacaataataataacgtCGATcatcagcatcatcatcatcaccttCTCATGAGGTCAATGAATGGTGGCGGTCCTACTACGAGTACTAATAATGGCAAACAAAACTACTCGGCTTCTTCATCGGATTTTCATGGCGGTAAAGGGCCAGAGAATGTAACAACTAGAAGTGAAGGTATGGTGGAATCATGGATTTGCTCTTCAGATTAA